The sequence TACGACGGCGTCGTCATCCACATCGAAGAGGTCGACAACACCCGCATCATGCGCGCGCGCATCACGAAACCGGAGTCGCCGACGACCGAGAACGAGGAAGAGGCCGAGCAAGAGGGAGACCACGAACAGCCCTCCGAAACCGACCAACCGAGTCGAACGTAGTACGTGTCGGGCGACGACGGGGACGGTACCCGGACCGACCGCGACGGCTCATCGGCCGCCACCCGACGAACGTCGACGACACTCCCAACCGTCGTAATCCAGTCCGGGGCCGCAGACGTCGGAGTCGCGCTGGCGCCGCCGAGTCTACCGCCGTCGTCTCGGCGGACGCCGAGGACGGTATCGGGGGCGACAGCGACGGAGAGACGGTCTCAGGGCGACAAGAGCAGGTCGACGCCGGTGAAGATTCCGTACCCTAACGCGAGTGCCAGCGCCAGCGACCCGACCCACGCCAGCACCGTGTACAGCATCTTCTGCCGACTCACGCCGCTCCCGCCGGCGGCGTAGCCGCTGCCGATGATGGCGCTGACGATGATCTCGTTGAACGAGACGGGGATGCCGAAGGCGACGGCCGCCTGCGCGATGGCGAACGAGGGGATGAGCGCCGCGATGGAGCGCCGCGGCCCGAGCGAGGAGTAGTCCTGTGCGATGGCTTTTATCATCCGCGGCGCGCCCGTCCACGACCCGGCCAGGAGCCCGAGACCCCCGCCGACCAGGACGACGACCAGCGGAATCGGCGTCGCCGGGCCCAGGAGCGGCACGAGCGGTCCGATGGCGAGGCCGACCTGACTGCCGCCGGCCGAGAAGGCGACGAGGCCGCCGAGCGCCAGGAGGAACCGTCGCTGGCCGGCGGCGGCGTCGCGTCGCATCTCCCGGTACAGCGCGGCGGTGACGAGCGCCGCGAGGGCGAGTGTCACGACGAGACGGCCGACGGGAACGCCGGACACCGACGGGATGCCGAGTCGGGTCGCCGCGGCGGTTGCGATGCTCGCCCCGGCGCTCCCCGGACCAAGCACCGAGAACTGGACGTTGGCGACGAGCGCGCCGACGAGGCCCGCGAGGAACGGTACGGCGGTCCGTTCGGCGACACGTTCGGACCGGAGGGTCTTGGCCGTCGCGTAGGCGATGCCGCCGCCGACGAACGGCGTGAGAACCCACAGCGCCACGATTTCCTGGTACTTCGCCCACGCGGGAGCGCCGCCGAGAGCGAGCCCCACGCCGACGACGGCGCCGGTGACGGTGAACGCCGTGGCGATGGGGTAGCCGGTGAAGACGCCGACGGCGACGAGCGCCGCGGCGGTCAGCAGTCCGACTATCGCCGCGATGGCCGACAGTTGGACGCCGACGATGAGCTCCGTGCCGACCGCCTCGGTGACGCTCGCGCCCTGCAATACGGCCCCGGCGAACCCCAGGATGCCGACGATGAAGCCCGCCCGCATCACGGAGATGGCGTTGGCTCCGACGGCGGGGGCGAACGGCGTCGACCCCGACGACCCGGCACCGATGGCCCACGCCATGAACAGGCTGGCGATGGCCGCTACGACGAACGTCGCGAGGGTTTCGACGGCTACCATTCTGGTCTCTCCTGCGCGCGCAGTTTACAAGTGCCTACCGGGAACCGGCGAGTTTCGGCACGAACTCGTCTCGTCGG is a genomic window of Haloprofundus halophilus containing:
- a CDS encoding inorganic phosphate transporter, which codes for MVAVETLATFVVAAIASLFMAWAIGAGSSGSTPFAPAVGANAISVMRAGFIVGILGFAGAVLQGASVTEAVGTELIVGVQLSAIAAIVGLLTAAALVAVGVFTGYPIATAFTVTGAVVGVGLALGGAPAWAKYQEIVALWVLTPFVGGGIAYATAKTLRSERVAERTAVPFLAGLVGALVANVQFSVLGPGSAGASIATAAATRLGIPSVSGVPVGRLVVTLALAALVTAALYREMRRDAAAGQRRFLLALGGLVAFSAGGSQVGLAIGPLVPLLGPATPIPLVVVLVGGGLGLLAGSWTGAPRMIKAIAQDYSSLGPRRSIAALIPSFAIAQAAVAFGIPVSFNEIIVSAIIGSGYAAGGSGVSRQKMLYTVLAWVGSLALALALGYGIFTGVDLLLSP